Proteins from one Desulfonema limicola genomic window:
- a CDS encoding ADP-ribosylglycohydrolase family protein codes for MVLASFAADSLSLGAHWIYDVQKITDTYGRIESLIKPGPDSYHNTKNAGEFTHYGDQTYILLQSLAAEKAFDLNDFSSRWQKMFENYNGYIDGATSKTLAYYAKGRSPEKAGSHTGDFGGPARIAPLVYLYSDDIETLVESVRTQTAMTHNDPNTLDTAEFFARAVVLVLNGSSPVEALKQTAASHFDMSPISMWVSDGIKSKDQDTISVISGFGQACSTSLVFPGVIHLIARYENDLKEALIQSIMAGGESAARGAVTGMILGAYLGIEQLPQEWTAGMKKISEIKKLLDSLIEDLN; via the coding sequence ATGGTTCTTGCATCTTTTGCAGCAGATTCACTGTCTCTGGGAGCGCACTGGATATATGATGTTCAAAAGATTACTGATACCTATGGAAGAATTGAGTCTTTAATAAAACCAGGGCCTGATTCATATCATAATACAAAAAATGCAGGAGAATTTACCCATTATGGAGATCAGACCTATATTCTTTTACAATCTCTTGCAGCTGAGAAAGCTTTTGATTTAAATGATTTTTCAAGCAGATGGCAGAAAATGTTTGAAAATTATAATGGATATATAGACGGGGCTACCAGTAAAACCCTTGCATATTATGCCAAAGGCAGAAGCCCTGAAAAAGCAGGATCCCATACAGGGGATTTTGGAGGACCTGCCAGGATTGCCCCCCTTGTTTATCTTTATTCAGATGATATTGAAACACTTGTTGAATCAGTCAGAACCCAGACTGCAATGACCCATAATGATCCAAATACTCTGGACACAGCAGAATTTTTTGCCCGGGCAGTGGTGCTTGTTTTAAATGGATCTTCTCCAGTCGAGGCTTTAAAACAGACTGCTGCTTCCCATTTTGACATGTCTCCAATATCCATGTGGGTATCTGACGGGATTAAATCAAAGGATCAGGACACTATAAGTGTTATTTCAGGTTTTGGTCAGGCATGTTCAACATCCCTGGTTTTTCCAGGGGTTATTCATCTTATTGCCAGATATGAAAATGATCTTAAAGAAGCTTTGATTCAATCTATAATGGCAGGAGGAGAAAGCGCAGCCAGGGGAGCTGTAACAGGGATGATCCTGGGAGCATATCTTGGAATAGAACAACTGCCTCAGGAATGGACAGCAGGAATGAAAAAAATTTCAGAAATAAAAAAACTTCTGGACAGTCTTATTGAAGATTTAAATTAA
- a CDS encoding chemotaxis protein CheW, translating into MNKTGITETGQYLTFKLADEIFAINVIQVREVLDLSTITKVPGTPDFMRGVINVRGSVVPVMDLRLKFGLTKTENTLDTRIVVMELSLEGEITVLGTLADSVNEVIDLESSQIEPPPKIGLRWKTEFIKGIGKRNDMFIIILDIDRVFSSDEIALVEETSTEVLKDKHKEKDQAEEKPETSEQSEKSEQIDDEASSSQDLHEKDELEETGLSEKIRL; encoded by the coding sequence ATGAACAAAACCGGAATAACGGAAACAGGACAATATCTTACCTTTAAACTGGCAGATGAAATATTTGCCATTAATGTTATACAGGTGCGTGAAGTTCTGGATTTGAGTACAATAACAAAAGTACCTGGTACCCCTGATTTTATGAGGGGTGTAATAAATGTCAGGGGAAGTGTTGTACCGGTTATGGACCTCAGGCTGAAGTTTGGTTTAACAAAAACAGAAAATACACTTGATACCAGGATTGTAGTCATGGAATTATCACTGGAAGGCGAGATAACTGTCCTGGGAACCCTTGCAGATTCAGTTAATGAGGTAATAGACCTTGAATCCAGCCAGATTGAACCTCCTCCTAAAATAGGGCTGCGATGGAAAACCGAGTTTATTAAAGGCATTGGCAAACGCAATGATATGTTTATTATAATACTTGATATTGACAGGGTTTTTTCTTCTGATGAAATTGCCCTTGTTGAAGAAACCAGCACCGAGGTACTAAAAGATAAGCATAAGGAAAAAGACCAGGCAGAGGAAAAACCTGAAACATCTGAACAATCTGAAAAATCTGAACAAATAGATGATGAAGCTTCTTCATCTCAAGATTTGCATGAAAAAGATGAACTTGAGGAAACCGGTTTATCTGAAAAAATACGCCTTTAA
- a CDS encoding chemotaxis protein CheA, with protein MNEHKLIYKEEAYELLAELESSLIELENSPDDEDLIAQVFRSMHTIKGSGAMFGYDNIAAFTHEIETVYDLVRDSKIKVTRDLLKLTLSACDHIKKMVDEDDIDESFERELVSAFQKMIPGNPGTFDSRKPELPDISSYDNYEQIYRIRFQPDRDLFHTGTNPAVLLNELRSLGQCQIVAHQKNIPVLSEMDPELCYLHWDIIISSSQGLQAIRDVFIFAEDYCKLDIQVVYHEKFPSDSPEHKKIGQILVERGDVSAEEIEKVLQGHKRVGEMLIDARSIDPETLESALKEQQHLREISRKRENITNSSSIRVPAEKLDGLVNLVGELVTVQARLTRMASIEKNTELTAIAEAVEYLSAELRDHTMNIRMLPVGNTFRKFKRLIFDLSSELNKEITVITEGEETELDKNVLDQLNDPLMHIIRNTIDHGIETPEVRIAKGKPRQGTIRLSAEYSGSDVLIMISGDGAGLNTQAIRAKALEKKLISPDAQLSEKDIHALIFAPGFSTAKQISGVSGRGVGMDVVRRRIESLRGSIDIKSEKDKGMSVTLKLPLTLAIADGLLIRLGTGYYVLPLLAVEECLELKRHEADKARERKIIQFRKELISYISLHEMFHIKDELPEIEKVVVINTHGKRVGFGVDKVLGQHQTVIKNLGYFYKDVKTMSGATILGDGTVALILDVNRIIMSLENNSN; from the coding sequence ATGAATGAGCATAAACTAATATATAAGGAAGAAGCTTATGAACTTCTTGCAGAACTTGAATCTTCTTTAATTGAACTGGAAAATAGCCCTGATGATGAAGATTTAATAGCCCAGGTTTTCAGATCAATGCATACTATTAAAGGTTCAGGAGCCATGTTCGGGTATGATAATATTGCTGCATTTACCCATGAAATAGAAACTGTTTATGATCTTGTCCGCGACAGCAAAATAAAAGTTACCAGGGATCTGCTCAAACTGACACTTTCTGCGTGTGATCATATTAAAAAGATGGTTGACGAAGATGATATTGATGAATCTTTTGAACGGGAGCTTGTTTCAGCATTTCAAAAAATGATTCCTGGAAATCCCGGCACCTTTGATTCCAGAAAACCTGAGCTGCCGGATATAAGCAGTTATGATAATTATGAGCAGATTTACAGGATAAGGTTTCAGCCTGACCGTGATTTATTTCATACAGGCACAAATCCTGCTGTTTTGCTAAATGAACTCCGTTCTCTGGGACAATGCCAGATAGTAGCTCATCAAAAAAATATTCCTGTTTTATCAGAAATGGATCCTGAACTGTGTTATCTGCACTGGGATATTATAATAAGCTCATCTCAAGGACTTCAGGCTATTCGGGATGTTTTTATTTTTGCAGAAGATTATTGCAAACTTGATATTCAAGTTGTTTATCATGAAAAATTTCCCTCAGACAGCCCTGAACATAAAAAAATCGGACAGATCCTTGTAGAACGCGGTGATGTCAGTGCCGAGGAAATTGAAAAAGTACTTCAAGGCCATAAACGTGTTGGTGAAATGCTCATAGATGCCAGGTCAATAGACCCTGAAACCCTGGAATCTGCACTGAAAGAGCAGCAGCACCTCCGTGAGATCAGCAGAAAAAGGGAGAACATAACAAATTCAAGCAGTATTCGTGTTCCTGCTGAAAAACTGGACGGACTGGTAAACCTGGTAGGTGAACTGGTAACAGTCCAGGCCAGGCTTACACGTATGGCATCTATTGAAAAAAATACTGAACTTACTGCCATTGCAGAAGCTGTGGAATACCTTTCTGCTGAACTCAGGGATCATACCATGAATATCCGTATGCTTCCGGTAGGCAATACATTCAGAAAATTTAAACGCCTGATATTTGACCTTTCCAGTGAATTAAATAAAGAAATTACAGTTATTACTGAAGGTGAAGAAACCGAGCTTGATAAAAATGTCTTAGATCAGCTTAACGACCCTTTGATGCACATAATAAGAAACACCATAGACCATGGAATAGAAACCCCGGAAGTCCGTATAGCAAAAGGAAAACCGAGACAGGGAACAATCCGGCTTTCTGCTGAATATTCAGGCTCTGATGTATTAATCATGATTTCAGGGGACGGAGCAGGATTAAACACCCAGGCAATCAGGGCCAAGGCATTGGAAAAAAAACTTATTTCTCCTGATGCCCAGCTTAGTGAAAAGGATATCCATGCCCTGATATTTGCTCCTGGATTTTCAACTGCAAAACAAATCTCAGGAGTATCAGGACGAGGGGTGGGAATGGATGTTGTCAGGCGCAGGATTGAAAGCCTGAGAGGAAGTATTGATATTAAAAGTGAAAAAGATAAAGGCATGAGTGTTACCCTGAAACTGCCTTTGACCCTGGCTATTGCTGACGGTCTGCTCATAAGGCTGGGCACAGGCTATTATGTGCTTCCCCTGCTGGCTGTTGAAGAATGCCTTGAATTAAAACGTCATGAAGCTGATAAGGCAAGAGAGCGGAAAATAATTCAATTTAGAAAAGAATTAATCTCATATATCAGTCTTCATGAAATGTTTCATATCAAGGATGAACTGCCTGAAATTGAAAAAGTTGTTGTTATAAATACCCATGGAAAGCGTGTAGGTTTTGGAGTCGATAAGGTACTTGGACAGCATCAGACAGTGATAAAAAACCTGGGATACTTTTATAAAGATGTTAAAACAATGTCAGGAGCAACAATACTGGGAGATGGAACTGTAGCTCTTATCCTTGATGTAAACCGGATAATCATGTCCCTTGAAAACAATTCTAATTAA
- a CDS encoding methyl-accepting chemotaxis protein: MKNRQIGLGKKIRAGFGSLILIMVIFGAASIWNMYKIRTGSSVLSKEYIPMIVTAKQLDKYANDTFISMLSYGFSEDKKAYENGLENLAKVNQYIKQAHDLAEVSDYLEPLMPTIQDTREALLEYQALINETEKRFVSIVSDRDMLDNSGVKFIENAAAFKSYQEDTMKKEILNNIPHEKLEERLQKISLTNDLIYHGNNAHSIIYKSLALHKPELAGNSKHCFELMEKIYQELLSITHREANLEKITISKTANQEYKQAMTNYLSHWLELEELGKQRALKADEILSNTEKIAMFVIEETKNFSVKTNNSTSYGFYFMCIGIFISVIAGILVSAFVTRIIIKPINSIIEGLDQGAEVLSSASDQISTASQSLAEGSSQQAASVEETSSSMEQMSSMTQQNANNAKQADRLMSESRKVIQHTSHSMNDLVDSMTKINKASEKTSKIIKTIDELSFQTNLLALNAAIEAARAGEAGAGFAVVADEVKSLAMRSAGAAKETSVLIEETVERIKAGSLVVEKAMGAFSEVDDISAKAGDLVGEIAAASDDQARGIEQVNRGVAEMDKVIQQNAANAQETSSASEQLLFQAGKMKEFVAALVLIIKGGKGGKDDLSKNKIMAEIKPEKRDQRNKTVELTKKHFTQDKHKSRDINAQSKNHYEKTRPEEIIPFDEDDFSEF, translated from the coding sequence ATGAAAAACCGACAAATTGGATTGGGAAAAAAAATCCGCGCAGGATTTGGTTCCCTGATATTGATTATGGTAATATTTGGAGCAGCTTCTATCTGGAATATGTACAAGATCAGGACAGGTTCATCAGTATTAAGTAAAGAATATATTCCTATGATTGTAACAGCTAAACAACTGGACAAATATGCCAATGATACCTTTATTAGTATGTTGAGCTACGGGTTCAGCGAAGATAAAAAAGCCTATGAAAATGGACTGGAAAACCTTGCAAAAGTAAATCAATACATTAAGCAGGCTCATGATCTTGCAGAAGTCTCAGATTACCTTGAACCCCTTATGCCAACCATTCAGGATACACGGGAAGCTCTTTTGGAATATCAAGCCCTTATCAATGAAACTGAAAAAAGATTTGTAAGTATTGTAAGTGACCGGGATATGCTTGATAATTCAGGGGTAAAGTTTATTGAAAATGCTGCAGCATTTAAATCGTATCAAGAAGATACTATGAAAAAAGAGATTTTGAATAATATCCCTCATGAAAAACTGGAAGAACGGCTGCAAAAAATTTCTTTAACAAATGATTTAATTTACCACGGCAATAATGCACACAGCATTATTTATAAATCTCTTGCTCTTCATAAACCGGAATTAGCCGGTAATTCAAAGCATTGTTTTGAATTAATGGAAAAGATATATCAGGAATTGTTGTCTATTACCCATCGTGAAGCAAATCTTGAAAAGATCACAATTTCAAAAACTGCAAACCAGGAATATAAACAAGCCATGACAAATTATCTTTCACACTGGCTTGAACTTGAGGAACTAGGGAAACAGCGGGCATTAAAAGCAGATGAAATCCTGTCTAATACAGAAAAGATCGCCATGTTTGTTATTGAGGAAACAAAAAATTTTTCTGTTAAAACAAATAATTCAACATCTTATGGCTTTTATTTTATGTGTATCGGGATATTTATTTCTGTAATAGCAGGTATTCTTGTCTCTGCTTTTGTTACCCGTATAATTATAAAACCCATTAATTCGATTATTGAAGGGCTTGACCAGGGTGCCGAGGTATTGTCTTCAGCCTCAGATCAAATATCTACTGCCAGCCAGTCCCTTGCAGAAGGTTCATCACAGCAGGCGGCATCTGTTGAAGAAACATCATCTTCAATGGAGCAGATGTCTTCAATGACCCAGCAGAATGCCAATAATGCAAAGCAGGCAGACCGGCTTATGAGTGAATCCAGGAAAGTGATCCAGCATACAAGCCATTCCATGAATGATCTTGTTGATTCCATGACCAAGATAAACAAGGCAAGCGAGAAAACATCCAAAATCATAAAAACCATTGATGAACTGTCTTTTCAGACAAACCTTCTTGCACTTAATGCAGCTATTGAAGCAGCCAGGGCAGGAGAAGCAGGGGCAGGATTTGCAGTAGTAGCAGATGAAGTCAAAAGCCTTGCCATGAGGTCTGCAGGTGCTGCAAAAGAAACATCTGTACTGATTGAAGAAACTGTTGAAAGAATCAAGGCAGGCTCCCTGGTTGTTGAAAAAGCAATGGGAGCATTTTCAGAAGTAGATGATATTTCTGCCAAAGCAGGAGACCTGGTAGGTGAGATTGCAGCAGCATCTGACGATCAGGCAAGGGGGATTGAGCAGGTAAACCGGGGTGTTGCTGAGATGGATAAGGTGATACAGCAGAATGCAGCAAATGCCCAGGAAACCTCTTCAGCCTCAGAACAGCTTCTTTTTCAAGCTGGAAAGATGAAAGAATTTGTAGCAGCTCTTGTCCTGATTATAAAAGGAGGCAAAGGCGGCAAAGATGATTTATCAAAAAATAAAATCATGGCAGAGATAAAGCCAGAAAAACGGGATCAAAGAAATAAGACAGTTGAATTAACAAAAAAACATTTTACTCAGGATAAGCATAAATCCAGGGACATTAACGCCCAGTCAAAAAATCACTATGAAAAAACAAGGCCTGAAGAAATTATTCCTTTTGATGAGGATGATTTTTCAGAGTTTTAA
- a CDS encoding ChaN family lipoprotein — translation MKMKKSPINITSDDYHIFNSRGKKADMSDIINAAGFADAVFIGESHGDPCAHFLELNILENIYKCYQKDAKENASRPIILCMEMFERDVQPVIDEYMNDMITEKHFLSASRAWPGYMHNYRPVVEFAKEKKIPLIGANAPSRYANMVSRLGRDALNNLSEHAKNFWLPPLPYKKSSEKYKEKFKKFWENIPAHSKINNNSQNDKVFENFIDAQSLWDASMAFSIKKALDKNPTSLVLNINGIFHSSQQLGTPEHLLNYMPKANILTISIISGQNLPDFDNQYKEYGDFIIFTNPELQED, via the coding sequence ATGAAAATGAAAAAAAGTCCGATCAATATTACCAGTGATGATTATCATATATTCAATTCCCGGGGAAAAAAAGCAGACATGTCTGATATTATCAATGCTGCAGGTTTTGCAGATGCAGTTTTCATAGGAGAAAGCCACGGAGACCCGTGCGCTCATTTTCTTGAATTAAATATCCTGGAAAATATTTATAAATGTTACCAGAAAGATGCAAAAGAAAATGCCAGCCGCCCAATAATCCTGTGCATGGAAATGTTTGAACGTGATGTTCAGCCTGTAATAGATGAATATATGAATGATATGATTACAGAAAAACATTTTCTATCTGCCAGCAGGGCATGGCCGGGATATATGCACAATTATAGACCTGTTGTGGAATTTGCAAAAGAGAAAAAAATTCCTCTTATCGGAGCAAATGCTCCCAGCCGTTATGCAAACATGGTTTCCAGGCTTGGCAGAGATGCCTTAAACAATTTATCAGAACATGCAAAAAACTTCTGGCTTCCTCCCCTGCCCTACAAAAAATCCTCTGAAAAATATAAGGAAAAATTCAAAAAATTCTGGGAAAATATACCGGCTCACAGCAAAATAAACAACAATTCTCAAAATGATAAGGTTTTTGAAAATTTTATTGATGCCCAGTCTTTATGGGATGCATCAATGGCTTTTTCTATTAAAAAAGCGTTAGATAAAAATCCAACCAGCCTTGTATTAAATATTAACGGAATTTTTCACAGCAGCCAGCAGCTTGGAACACCAGAACATCTTTTAAACTATATGCCCAAAGCCAATATTTTAACCATAAGCATAATATCCGGGCAGAACCTTCCCGATTTTGACAATCAATATAAAGAATACGGAGATTTTATTATTTTTACAAATCCTGAACTTCAGGAAGATTGA
- a CDS encoding multiheme c-type cytochrome, whose protein sequence is MQIKKACLVLFVLFFTSSAALALTQESFDVKNPKNKEIEKKCITCHLKENKSLVLQWENSPHAAAKEGQVGCYTCHAAEKGDEMGYMHEGVFIKTILTPNDCAKCHEPEAKQMGVSHHATAGEIMASLDNMLAEVVGGMPSNKANMHSGCWQCHGSIVSLKRDKDGKPLRSKTDAPQMDFTTWPNTGIGRINPDGSKGVCIACHPKHSFKASVARQPENCGKCHLGPDHPQKEIYEESKHGIAFFTASREQGQGAMNIMKDGAWVLGDDYYTAPTCSTCHMGSYVKLNGSVAPNSHNVGDRISWNLRSIVSTKLNRVVFTDDTVADIPGDIPPVQDRKPKPRPIPGKEINLKRQLLKKQ, encoded by the coding sequence ATGCAGATTAAAAAGGCTTGTCTGGTTTTATTTGTGTTATTCTTTACATCATCAGCAGCTCTGGCTTTGACTCAGGAATCCTTTGACGTGAAAAATCCAAAGAACAAGGAAATTGAAAAAAAATGTATTACCTGTCATCTTAAAGAGAACAAATCCCTTGTTTTGCAGTGGGAAAATTCACCCCATGCAGCAGCCAAAGAAGGTCAGGTGGGCTGTTATACATGTCATGCTGCTGAAAAAGGAGATGAAATGGGTTATATGCACGAAGGGGTTTTTATCAAAACTATTCTAACCCCCAATGACTGCGCAAAATGCCATGAGCCGGAAGCAAAGCAAATGGGTGTTTCCCATCATGCCACTGCCGGGGAGATTATGGCATCCCTTGATAATATGCTTGCCGAGGTTGTAGGAGGAATGCCTTCCAACAAGGCAAACATGCACAGCGGCTGCTGGCAGTGCCACGGTTCTATTGTTTCTTTAAAGCGGGACAAGGACGGAAAGCCCCTCCGCTCAAAAACCGATGCACCGCAGATGGATTTTACCACATGGCCCAATACAGGCATAGGCAGGATAAACCCTGACGGTTCCAAAGGTGTCTGCATTGCCTGTCATCCAAAACATTCTTTTAAGGCAAGTGTGGCAAGACAGCCTGAAAACTGCGGCAAATGCCATCTCGGCCCTGACCATCCTCAAAAGGAAATCTACGAAGAATCAAAACACGGAATTGCCTTTTTTACAGCTTCCAGAGAACAGGGACAAGGGGCAATGAATATAATGAAAGACGGAGCCTGGGTACTGGGAGACGATTATTATACAGCTCCGACCTGCTCCACCTGTCATATGGGTTCTTATGTAAAGCTTAACGGCTCTGTTGCACCAAACAGCCACAATGTAGGAGACAGGATTTCCTGGAATCTCCGCTCTATTGTGTCAACAAAACTTAACAGGGTTGTTTTTACAGATGATACGGTTGCCGATATTCCAGGAGACATCCCCCCCGTGCAGGACAGAAAACCAAAGCCCAGACCTATACCAGGGAAGGAGATAAACTTAAAAAGACAGTTACTGAAAAAACAATAA
- a CDS encoding mannose-1-phosphate guanylyltransferase/mannose-6-phosphate isomerase, which yields MIYPVILAGGSGTRLWPLSRELYPKQLLELTGNNTMLQDTILRLSGIEEMESPIIICNENHRFMVAEQMRNINVSPDAIILEPVGRNTAPAVAVAALKTLDASQDSLILILPADHFIKNTRVFHQALNTGIDYAKQGYLITFGIIPEAPETGYGYICKGEKLGIAGKNLEQEAYSIKEFVEKPDTETAAQYVNSGNYCWNSGMFMFKSSQVLGEMRKHVPGIVKACENALKNGNRDLDFFRLDKSSFEACPSDSVDYAIMEKTENGVMIPFQAGWNDLGSWEALWQVGKKDDNSNVVYGDVLLHDVDNSFLHASTRLLAAVGLKEHIVVETADAVLISPRNRVQDVKSLVNKLKAAKREETISHKTSFMPWGISELLVKSKWFQVKRLKIKAGAVISLQKHFNRAEHWIVLQGTALVTKGEEEIILTEDHSTYIRPGVPHRLVNPGKIPLEIIEVQSGSYIGSDDIVRLDNE from the coding sequence ATGATCTATCCAGTAATACTTGCCGGGGGTTCCGGCACTCGTTTGTGGCCTCTTTCCCGGGAATTATACCCCAAACAGCTTCTTGAGCTTACAGGTAACAATACCATGCTGCAAGATACTATCCTGCGTTTGAGCGGTATTGAGGAAATGGAAAGTCCCATTATTATCTGCAATGAAAACCACAGATTTATGGTTGCAGAACAGATGCGCAATATAAATGTCAGCCCTGATGCCATTATTCTTGAGCCTGTCGGCAGAAACACTGCTCCTGCTGTGGCTGTTGCAGCTTTGAAAACCTTAGATGCTTCTCAGGATTCACTCATCCTGATTTTGCCTGCAGATCATTTTATAAAAAATACCAGGGTATTTCACCAGGCTTTGAATACAGGTATTGATTATGCCAAACAAGGATATTTGATAACATTTGGAATCATCCCTGAAGCACCTGAAACTGGTTATGGATATATCTGCAAAGGTGAAAAGCTGGGTATTGCTGGAAAAAATCTGGAACAGGAAGCTTATTCAATTAAAGAATTTGTTGAAAAGCCGGATACTGAAACTGCTGCCCAATATGTAAATTCAGGCAATTACTGCTGGAACAGCGGTATGTTTATGTTTAAATCCTCACAAGTACTTGGGGAAATGAGAAAACATGTTCCCGGGATTGTTAAAGCCTGTGAAAATGCACTAAAAAATGGAAACAGGGACCTGGATTTTTTCCGCCTGGATAAATCTTCTTTTGAGGCTTGTCCTTCTGATTCTGTTGATTATGCAATTATGGAAAAAACTGAAAACGGGGTCATGATTCCTTTTCAGGCAGGATGGAATGATCTTGGCTCATGGGAAGCATTGTGGCAGGTTGGAAAAAAAGATGATAACAGCAATGTGGTTTATGGAGATGTGTTACTCCATGATGTTGATAATTCATTTCTCCATGCCAGTACAAGGCTGCTTGCAGCAGTAGGACTGAAAGAGCATATTGTTGTTGAAACTGCTGATGCTGTTTTGATTTCACCGAGAAACAGGGTACAGGATGTTAAAAGCCTGGTAAACAAGCTTAAAGCAGCTAAAAGAGAAGAAACCATTTCCCATAAAACATCATTTATGCCCTGGGGAATATCTGAACTTCTTGTCAAGTCAAAATGGTTTCAGGTTAAACGATTAAAAATCAAGGCAGGGGCTGTTATTTCTCTTCAAAAGCATTTTAACAGGGCTGAACACTGGATTGTATTACAGGGAACAGCACTTGTTACAAAAGGAGAGGAAGAAATAATTCTTACCGAAGATCATTCAACATATATCCGGCCTGGAGTTCCGCACAGGCTTGTTAATCCAGGAAAAATTCCTCTGGAGATTATAGAGGTTCAGTCAGGAAGCTATATAGGCAGTGATGATATTGTAAGGCTTGATAATGAATAA
- a CDS encoding CheR family methyltransferase: MKNKDSGHMTFESMPDKIFIKFSSFIQNELGIKMPDAKRTMLQARLQKRLRKLGIESFKEYSDFVFSKRGMDEELHNMIDAVTTNKTDFFREPQHFDTLVKTIIPELIQSYGMGIRRKALIWSAGCSSGEEVYTLAMVLSEFKNKLPDFDFSVLGTDISTKVLKSAALGIYSHEKIEPVPLPLRRKYLLKSRDKDKNLVRIVPALRLNTFFKRLNFMDSNFGIKQPADIIFCRNVLIYFDRETQEKVLNRLCNYLVSGGYLFTGHSETLNGLNVPLVQTTSTVYKRLS, encoded by the coding sequence ATGAAAAATAAAGACAGCGGGCATATGACATTTGAATCCATGCCAGATAAAATTTTTATCAAATTCAGTTCTTTTATTCAAAATGAACTGGGGATAAAAATGCCTGATGCAAAAAGAACAATGCTTCAGGCACGTCTTCAAAAAAGACTGAGAAAACTCGGGATTGAAAGTTTTAAGGAATATTCTGATTTTGTATTCAGCAAGCGGGGAATGGATGAAGAACTTCATAATATGATAGATGCGGTAACAACCAACAAAACTGATTTTTTCAGGGAACCCCAGCATTTTGATACACTGGTAAAGACCATTATCCCCGAACTTATCCAAAGTTATGGAATGGGTATCAGGAGGAAAGCATTAATATGGAGTGCAGGCTGTTCTTCTGGTGAAGAAGTTTATACCCTGGCAATGGTATTAAGTGAATTTAAAAACAAACTGCCTGATTTTGATTTCAGCGTTCTTGGAACCGATATATCAACAAAGGTTTTAAAAAGTGCTGCACTTGGAATATACAGCCATGAAAAAATTGAGCCTGTTCCCCTGCCGTTAAGAAGAAAATACCTTTTAAAAAGCAGGGACAAGGATAAAAATCTTGTCAGGATTGTTCCAGCACTGAGATTAAACACTTTTTTTAAAAGATTAAATTTCATGGATTCAAATTTTGGCATAAAACAGCCTGCAGATATAATCTTCTGCCGCAATGTTTTAATTTATTTTGACAGGGAAACTCAGGAAAAGGTTCTAAACAGGCTTTGCAATTACCTGGTTTCAGGAGGCTACCTTTTTACAGGCCATTCTGAAACACTTAATGGATTAAATGTACCCCTGGTTCAGACCACATCAACAGTTTATAAAAGATTATCATGA
- a CDS encoding arylesterase: protein MRQFRLFCIFCLALTLLAAGCQKKSRQPEDQKKAEKTIEYKGTIAAVGNSLTEGYGLDESQAYPALLEKKLRKNGHYYKVINAGISGETSSGTLSRIRWILNLKPDIVILETGANDGLRGIDPELTKRNILETVLILKENNVVVVLAGMKMIQNMGQEYTKKFASIYPDIAKQHELVFFPFFLEDVAGSPLLNQADGIHPTAGGYEIIVEKIYPYVIKAVKTLKNHPHQKE, encoded by the coding sequence ATGAGACAATTTAGATTATTCTGCATTTTCTGTCTGGCTTTAACCCTGCTTGCAGCAGGATGCCAAAAAAAAAGCCGGCAGCCGGAAGATCAAAAAAAAGCAGAAAAAACCATTGAATACAAAGGAACTATTGCTGCTGTCGGCAATAGTCTGACAGAAGGATACGGCCTGGATGAATCCCAGGCTTACCCTGCCCTGCTTGAAAAAAAATTGAGGAAAAACGGGCATTATTATAAGGTTATAAATGCAGGAATCAGCGGAGAAACCAGCAGCGGGACTCTTTCAAGGATTAGATGGATACTAAACCTTAAACCAGATATAGTAATACTTGAAACCGGAGCAAATGACGGGCTTAGGGGAATAGACCCTGAATTGACAAAAAGGAATATTCTGGAGACAGTCTTGATTTTAAAGGAAAATAATGTTGTGGTAGTTCTTGCAGGGATGAAGATGATACAAAACATGGGACAGGAATATACAAAAAAATTTGCCAGTATATATCCTGATATTGCAAAACAGCATGAACTTGTCTTTTTCCCTTTTTTTCTTGAAGATGTAGCAGGCAGCCCCCTGCTGAATCAGGCTGACGGTATTCATCCCACAGCAGGGGGATATGAAATTATAGTGGAAAAAATATATCCTTATGTAATCAAGGCAGTTAAAACTCTGAAAAATCATCCTCATCAAAAGGAATAA